In Gossypium hirsutum isolate 1008001.06 chromosome D06, Gossypium_hirsutum_v2.1, whole genome shotgun sequence, one genomic interval encodes:
- the LOC121218186 gene encoding U-box domain-containing protein 4 yields METENAVNYKFMGRSFNDLSINDDSSAFSDCNSDRSGEFSTASSQSRRLFLACTNSDNSDEFIRQLVSDLGSCSIDEQKNAALELRLLAKNKPENRIKIAKAGAIKPLISLITSTDPYLQENGVTAILNLSLCDENKELIASSGAIKPLVRALRTGTSTSKENAACALLRLSQVEENKVAIGRSGAIPLLVNLLENGGIRGKKDASTALYSLCTVKENKIKAVEAGIMKPLVELMADFGSNMVDKSAFVLSVLVSVPEAKTALVDEGGIPVLVEIIEVGSQRQKEIAAAILLQICEDSVVYRTKVAREGAIPPLVALSQSGTNRAKQKAEKLIELLRQPRSANAVASPSDL; encoded by the exons ATGGAGACAGAGAATGCAGTGAATTACAAGTTTATGGGGAGGAGCTTTAATGATTTGAGTATCAACGATGATTCTTCTGCTTTTAGTGATTGTAACAGCGACAGATCCGGTGAGTTCTCCACGGCGTCATCGCAAAGCCGGAGGTTATTTCTCGCTTGTACTAATTCTGATAACTCCGATGAATTTATACGGCAACTCGTATCGGATCTCGGCTCCTGTTCGATTGATGAGCAAAAGAACGCGGCTTTAGAGCTTAGATTGTTGGCGAAGAACAAACCGGAGAATCGAATCAAGATCGCTAAAGCCGGTGCGATCAAACCGTTGATTTCGTTAATCACATCAACCGATCCTTACCTTCAAGAAAACGGCGTGACGGCGATTTTGAATCTGTCTTTATGCGACGAGAATAAAGAACTTATAGCTTCATCTGGAGCGATTAAGCCACTGGTTAGAGCTTTGAGAACGGGAACTTCAACGTCGAAGGAAAACGCGGCTTGTGCTTTGCTTCGGTTGTCACAAGTGGAAGAAAACAAGGTTGCAATCGGACGGTCAGGAGCGATTCCACTTTTGGTTAACCTTCTCGAAAACGGTGGAATTCGCGGCAAAAAAGACGCATCAACGGCTCTGTATTCATTATGTACGGTTAAAGAGAACAAGATCAAGGCGGTTGAAGCTGGAATCATGAAACCGCTAGTGGAATTAATGGCGGATTTCGGTTCCAACATGGTTGACAAATCGGCTTTCGTTTTGAGCGTGCTGGTATCAGTACCGGAAGCCAAAACGGCATTAGTTGATGAAGGAGGGATTCCCGTTTTGGTTGAAATCATTGAAGTTGGATCACAAAGACAAAAGGAAATCGCCGCCGCAATCTTGTTGCAGATTTGTGAAGATAGTGTGGTGTACCGTACTAAGGTGGCCCGCGAAGGAGCGATTCCTCCCTTAGTCGCTTTGTCTCAGTCAGGCACCAATCGCGCCAAGCAAAAG GCAGAGAAATTGATAGAGCTGCTCCGACAACCGAGGTCCGCCAACGCTGTTGCCAGTCCCTCAGATCTGTAA